One Burkholderia sp. 9120 DNA window includes the following coding sequences:
- a CDS encoding AcvB/VirJ family lysyl-phosphatidylglycerol hydrolase, whose product MTLQSFFRLAVAASLVTGSAFAHAATTTVPGGRFGDVTVTQPTGPLRGFVVLYSQASGWSAADQQSAEALAKAGALTVGVDSARYAANLAATKETCHKLVGDAESLSHQLERQSQSARYFAPIVAGTGQGATLAMHVLEQAPSNTIAGAVSVDAERTLDARFQPCPPDPTVIRDKVPGFVEKATTGTADRARLVALLTPHLQVLPTSDDDVSDLPLIELPAAHPNGLMAIVISGDGGWRDLDKTIALALQKDGVSVIGMDSLRYFWSEKSPAQTSRDLARIMQTYGARWHAQHIALVGYSFGADVMPFAYNRLPDTLKSKVSLIALLGFAPDADFQIRVGGWLGMPASDKALKVQPELTHVPPSLMQCFYGEDEKDTLCPALGKTGVEVIRTSGDHHFGRDYNALEQRILSSFKKQSGVRD is encoded by the coding sequence ATGACCTTGCAATCGTTTTTCCGGCTCGCCGTTGCGGCGAGCCTCGTCACGGGCAGCGCGTTCGCGCACGCGGCAACCACAACCGTGCCGGGCGGCCGTTTCGGCGACGTGACGGTGACGCAACCCACGGGTCCATTGCGCGGCTTCGTCGTGCTGTATTCGCAGGCGAGCGGCTGGAGCGCGGCGGATCAGCAAAGCGCTGAGGCGCTCGCCAAGGCCGGCGCGTTGACCGTCGGCGTGGATAGCGCGCGCTATGCGGCGAATCTGGCCGCGACGAAAGAGACCTGCCACAAGCTGGTGGGCGACGCGGAATCGTTGAGTCATCAACTTGAGCGGCAATCGCAGTCGGCCCGTTATTTCGCGCCGATCGTCGCCGGTACGGGGCAGGGCGCGACGCTCGCGATGCACGTGCTCGAACAGGCACCGTCGAATACGATTGCCGGCGCCGTTTCCGTGGATGCCGAGCGCACGCTCGACGCGCGCTTTCAGCCGTGCCCGCCCGACCCCACGGTGATTCGCGACAAGGTGCCGGGCTTCGTCGAAAAAGCGACCACGGGGACGGCGGATCGCGCGCGCCTCGTCGCGCTGCTCACGCCGCATCTGCAAGTGCTGCCGACCAGCGACGACGACGTCTCCGATCTGCCGCTGATCGAGTTGCCGGCGGCGCACCCGAACGGCCTGATGGCGATCGTGATTTCCGGCGACGGCGGCTGGCGCGATCTCGACAAGACCATCGCGCTGGCGTTGCAGAAGGACGGCGTGTCGGTGATCGGCATGGACAGCCTGCGTTACTTCTGGAGCGAGAAGTCGCCCGCGCAAACCAGCCGCGACCTCGCGCGCATCATGCAAACCTATGGCGCGCGCTGGCACGCCCAGCATATCGCGCTGGTCGGCTATTCGTTCGGCGCGGACGTGATGCCGTTCGCCTATAACCGCTTGCCCGATACGCTGAAGTCGAAGGTGTCGCTGATCGCGTTGCTCGGCTTCGCGCCGGACGCCGATTTCCAGATTCGCGTGGGCGGCTGGCTCGGCATGCCGGCGAGCGACAAGGCGTTGAAGGTGCAGCCGGAGCTGACTCACGTACCGCCTTCGCTGATGCAATGCTTCTATGGCGAGGACGAGAAGGACACGTTGTGTCCGGCGCTGGGCAAGACCGGCGTCGAGGTGATTCGCACTTCGGGCGATCATCATTTCGGCCGCG
- the mprF gene encoding bifunctional lysylphosphatidylglycerol flippase/synthetase MprF, with product MFHRYNKKFDRLGALLIRASKTLGSRGMLSPVLALVICGLLLVVLQHLSQAVDYRSVMRQLRHLSGGEWSAALGATALSYVALVGRDAVGLRYLGTAVPRVALWVGATAGSALGNATGFGALTGGAVRARVYGVTGVTPAQIGRMTVFTSVSLALALVLMTALGMVGAADTLAPMLHLAPFTLRWIGAALLIALALAAAACRRETRPVRTRWQWLSFDIPARRDLLAQIALAVLDVVAAGLALWALLPHADVSFVSFVTIYAAAMLLGMIGHTPGGVGVFEAAMVFALNGSVQTHQMVAALLAYRAIYFGVPLIVSAALLAGFEGRALKSRLPLRHAAGVSKLAPLFLSLVTFLVGGMLVISSATPAFWQRILILRDVLPLWVLESSQMLCSVLGVLLLFVARGLLRRLDAAWWMTLLLAVLSLGLSLTKGLAFVEAGVLGTLIALLLSTRRRFNRHSSLFAERFTSGWLVSIAMVLMLAVWVMLFAFRDVPYTRDLWWQFAFDERAPRALRATLAASLFAAIFAFWQLLRPAAGRFVKPAPEDLHDAARIVRAQERSDAGLALMGDKSFLFSESREAFLMYAKYGRTWAALHDPVGPREEWAGLISKFVALAHTHGGRAAFYQVRANALPLYLDAGLTLMKLGEEAHVVLDDFDLKGSHRAHLRYALKRGERDGFSVEVIDQANVPASLETLREISDGWLDSRDAREKSFSVAAFTDEYLAAQSVMLVRQNGEPAAFVTYMTTDMNTEATVGVMRHVESASSYAMEYLFTQLALHLKQAGFRSLSLGIAPLSGMQPTPLASRWHRFAGIVWRFGGRFYNFRGLRAFKSKFQPHWEPRYLAASGSVGVFFTLADLSLLAGGRRS from the coding sequence ATGTTCCACCGATATAACAAGAAATTCGACCGGCTCGGCGCGCTGCTGATCCGTGCATCGAAGACGCTCGGCAGCCGGGGCATGCTCTCGCCCGTGCTTGCGCTCGTCATTTGCGGGCTGCTGCTGGTCGTCTTGCAACATCTGTCGCAAGCGGTCGACTACCGGTCGGTGATGCGTCAGTTGCGTCATCTGAGCGGCGGCGAGTGGAGCGCCGCGCTCGGCGCGACCGCGCTCAGCTACGTCGCACTGGTCGGGCGCGATGCGGTCGGCTTGCGCTATCTCGGCACGGCGGTGCCGCGTGTGGCGCTGTGGGTCGGCGCCACCGCCGGTTCCGCGCTCGGCAACGCCACCGGTTTCGGCGCGCTGACGGGCGGCGCGGTGCGCGCGCGCGTCTATGGCGTGACGGGTGTCACGCCGGCGCAGATCGGTCGTATGACGGTGTTCACGAGCGTCTCGCTGGCGCTCGCGCTGGTATTGATGACCGCGCTCGGCATGGTGGGCGCGGCCGATACGCTCGCGCCGATGCTGCATCTCGCGCCGTTCACGTTGCGCTGGATCGGCGCAGCGCTGCTGATCGCGCTCGCACTGGCGGCGGCTGCCTGTCGCCGTGAAACCCGGCCGGTGCGCACGCGCTGGCAGTGGTTGTCGTTCGATATTCCGGCGCGCCGCGATCTGCTCGCGCAAATCGCCCTGGCCGTGCTCGACGTGGTGGCCGCGGGCCTCGCGCTGTGGGCACTGCTGCCGCATGCGGACGTGAGCTTCGTGAGCTTCGTCACGATTTACGCCGCGGCCATGCTGCTCGGCATGATCGGTCATACGCCGGGCGGCGTCGGGGTGTTCGAAGCAGCCATGGTGTTCGCGCTGAACGGCAGTGTGCAGACCCATCAGATGGTCGCCGCGCTGCTCGCCTATCGTGCGATTTACTTCGGCGTGCCGCTGATCGTGTCGGCGGCGTTGCTCGCGGGCTTCGAAGGCCGCGCGCTAAAAAGCCGTTTGCCGTTGCGGCATGCGGCGGGCGTGTCGAAACTCGCGCCGCTGTTTCTGAGCCTCGTCACGTTTCTGGTCGGCGGCATGCTGGTGATTTCCAGCGCGACGCCCGCGTTCTGGCAACGCATCCTGATTCTGCGCGACGTGCTGCCGCTGTGGGTGCTCGAAAGTTCGCAGATGCTGTGCAGCGTCCTCGGCGTGCTGCTGCTGTTCGTCGCACGCGGATTGCTGCGGCGTCTGGACGCCGCCTGGTGGATGACGCTGCTGCTGGCCGTGCTGAGCCTCGGGCTGTCGTTGACCAAGGGTCTCGCGTTCGTCGAAGCGGGCGTGCTCGGCACGCTGATCGCGCTGCTCCTGTCCACGCGGCGGCGCTTCAACCGCCATTCGTCGCTGTTCGCCGAACGCTTTACGTCGGGCTGGCTGGTGTCGATCGCGATGGTGCTGATGCTGGCCGTCTGGGTCATGCTGTTCGCCTTCCGCGACGTGCCGTACACGCGCGACCTGTGGTGGCAATTCGCCTTCGACGAACGCGCGCCGCGCGCGCTGCGCGCGACGCTGGCCGCGAGTCTGTTCGCAGCGATCTTCGCGTTCTGGCAGTTGTTGCGCCCGGCCGCCGGCCGCTTCGTCAAACCGGCGCCGGAAGATCTGCACGACGCGGCGCGCATTGTGCGCGCGCAGGAGCGCAGCGACGCCGGTCTCGCGCTGATGGGCGACAAGAGCTTTCTGTTTTCCGAGTCGCGCGAAGCCTTCCTGATGTACGCGAAATACGGCCGTACGTGGGCCGCGCTGCACGATCCGGTGGGACCGCGCGAAGAGTGGGCGGGGCTGATCAGCAAGTTCGTTGCGCTCGCCCATACTCACGGCGGCCGCGCGGCGTTTTATCAGGTACGCGCCAATGCGTTGCCGCTGTATCTCGACGCCGGCCTCACGCTGATGAAGCTCGGCGAGGAAGCGCACGTGGTACTCGACGATTTCGATCTGAAGGGCTCGCATCGCGCGCATCTTCGCTATGCGTTGAAGCGCGGCGAGCGCGACGGCTTCAGCGTCGAAGTGATCGATCAGGCCAACGTGCCAGCGTCGCTCGAAACGCTGCGCGAGATTTCCGACGGTTGGCTCGACAGCCGCGACGCGCGCGAGAAAAGTTTCTCGGTGGCCGCGTTCACCGACGAATACCTCGCCGCGCAATCGGTGATGCTGGTGCGCCAGAACGGCGAACCGGCCGCCTTCGTGACCTACATGACGACGGATATGAACACCGAGGCGACGGTCGGCGTGATGCGTCACGTGGAAAGCGCGTCGTCGTATGCGATGGAATATCTGTTCACGCAACTCGCGCTTCATTTGAAGCAGGCGGGTTTCCGCTCGCTGAGTCTGGGCATCGCGCCGCTTTCCGGCATGCAGCCGACGCCGCTCGCGTCGCGCTGGCACCGGTTTGCCGGCATCGTGTGGCGCTTCGGCGGCCGCTTCTATAACTTCCGCGGTCTGCGAGCTTTCAAGAGCAAGTTCCAGCCGCATTGGGAGCCGCGCTATCTCGCGGCGTCGGGTTCGGTGGGCGTGTTCTTCACGCTCGCGGACCTGTCATTGCTGGCAGGAGGCCGGCGTTCATGA